A window of the Miscanthus floridulus cultivar M001 chromosome 14, ASM1932011v1, whole genome shotgun sequence genome harbors these coding sequences:
- the LOC136503672 gene encoding protein FAR1-RELATED SEQUENCE 5-like translates to MVGMQFRSVQDAYGFYAGYAGVVGFGIKKYREKHGCKWLNCVREGKCKFHKEGDSCVCKKTTKRVGCLAGLKLKKVYGEDGKLWSIVVDVARLSHNHDFLPSPSAAKNFHCNKALDPTYREFIGALQDSRVPNHCVMDIMAEMHDGPENVPLTRRDLENMKAARAREARMDDVAKLLAFFTYCRQQNPQFYCDFQLDKDGKIVSIFWSNASMQGEYAYFGDAVTFDTTHKTNLYQKPLAMFVGANHHLQCTIFGIALLGDETAETFEWVFNTFKTCMGGQAPPSILTDQDPAMPTAIKLVFPNTTHRLCLWHVINKFQPLLNELYARFEKLGFKKKFQSVIHHPLTPGEFESAWSMLLNEFELQTEPTLRSLYDIRHDWVPCFFKDDYCGTMSSTQRSESVNHIVKKCHVDANTPLHLFAKKMMKFIHRRKIDEATETYGCTSEIVMNSSWAFEVRLARVYTRAVFGRFKESMKSAMAFRITEDPDRGGHSWLVKHTSTTKKIVWGQHQFRVTVNEETGLLTCECKRWEHTGLFCVHLLRAFMHVQLEKIPHNYILKRLCRNARHDLPFDRANVRLKGPMEGLDELIGLISELEPDIGAEDIDLGGVENIEPETGPTVASDDGMHLDPAEVSILQADPNSEQSMVEVGVGISLEQPDKAKPKGRTLEPADLKVLKLGARGPKLKSRKCKVYGIADGHNATTCLQVEANRVRLAKMAGKKRGRPPGSKNRYNLGGVAKEVDIEKRTRMVVSDDMMKMVMKRVATAMEDSPQLEEPSPIPRKRGRPQGSKNK, encoded by the exons ATGGTGGGTATGCAATTCAGATCGGTTCAAGATGCGTATGGTTTCTATGCAGGCTATGCTGGTGTTGTAGGCTTTGGAATCAAGAAGTATCGTGAGAAGCATGGTTGCAAATGGTTGAACTGTGTGAGGGAAGGTAAGTGTAAGTTCCATAAGGAAGGTGATTCGTGTGTGTGCAAGAAGACAACTAAGAGAGTCGGTTGTTTGGCTGGACTGAAGCTGAAGAAGGTCTATGGCGAGGATGGAAAGCTTTGGTCTATAGTTGTTGATGTGGCTAGACTTAGCCATAACCATGACTTCCTTCCCTCTCCATCAGCGGCCAAGAATTTCCATTGCAACAAGGCATTGGATCCCACATACCGAGAATTCATTGGAGCACTGCAAGATAGCCGTGTCCCTAACCATTGTGTAATGGACATCATGGCCGAAATGCATGATGGGCCTGAAAATGTGCCACTGACAAGGAGGGACTTGGAGAACAT GAAGGCTGCCCGAGCACGAGAAGCACGGATGGATGATGTTGCCAAACTGCTTGCTTTCTTCACTTACTGTAGGCAACAGAACCCACAGTTTTATTGCGACTTCCAGCTAGATAAGGACGGCAAGATTGTCAGCATCTTCTGGTCGAATGCAAGCATGCAGGGAGAATACGCATATTTCGGTGATGCTGTTACATTTGATACAACCCATAAGACCAATCTATATCAAAAGCCATTGGCAATGTTTGTGGGTGCTAATCATCACCTCCAATGCACTATCTTTGGGATTGCTTTGCTTGGCGACGAGACAGCAGAGACCTTTGAGTGGGTATTCAATACCTTCAAGACATGCATGGGGGGTCAAGCTCCTCCAAGTATTCTAACAG ACCAGGACCCGGCCATGCCGACAGCCATAAAGCTTGTCTTTCCAAACACAACACATCGTCTCTGCCTGTGGCATGTCATAAACAAGTTTCAGCCCTTGCTTAATGAATTGTATGCGAGGTTTGAAAAACTGGGTTTCAAGAAGAAGTTCCAATCTGTCATCCACCATCCTCTGACTCCGGGTGAATTTGAGTCCGCATGGTCGATGTTGCTCAATGAGTTTGAGTTGCAGACTGAACCAACACTGCGAAGCCTCTATGACATACGCCATGACTGGGTACCGTGCTTCTTCAAGGATGACTACTGTGGCACAATGTCCTCGACACAACGTAGTGAGAGCGTGAATCACATTGTGAAGAAATGTCATGTTGACGCGAACACACCCTTGCACCTGTTTGCCAAAAAAATGATGAAGTTCATCCATCGCCGTAAGATTGACGAGGCGACAGAGACATATGGGTGCACG AGCGAAATAGTAATGAATTCAAGTTGGGCATTCGAGGTACGCCTAGCAAGAGTGTACACAAGGGCTGTGTTTGGCCGCTTTAAGGAATCAATGAAGTCTGCGATGGCCTTCCGCATAACAGAAGACCCTGACAGAGGGGGGCATTCATGGCTGGTAAAGCACACAAGTACCACAAAAAAGATTGTCTGGGGTCAGCATCAGTTTCGAGTCACTGTGAACGAAGAAACGGGGCTGCTCACATGCGAGTGCAAGCGATGGGAACACACAG GTCTATTTTGTGTGCACTTGCTGCGTGCATTCATGCACGTTCAGCTGGAAAAGATACCTCACAATTATATTTTAAAGCGCTTGTGCCGGAATGCCCGCCATGACCTACCATTCGATCGGGCTAACGTAAGGCTCAAAG GGCCCATGGAGGGGCTAGATGAGCTTATTGGACTAATATCTGAGTTGGAGCCTGACATTGGTGCTGAAGACATTGATTTGGGTGGTGTGGAA AACATTGAACCTGAAACAGGCCCAACCGTAGCAAGTGATGATGGTATGCACTTGGATCCAGCGGAGGTTTCCATCTTGCAGGCGGACCCAAATTCGGAACAG AGCATGGTTGAAGTTGGTGTGGGCATCAGTCTTGAACAACCGGACAAGGCGAAGCCAAAGGGAAGGACACTGGAGCCAGCTGACCTGAAAGTATTGAAGCTAGGTGCGAGAGGGCCCAAACTGAAAAGCAGGAAGTGTAAGGTCTACGGGATCGCCGATGGCCACAATGCAACCACGTGCTTGCAGGTGGAGGCTAATCGCGTGAGGCTGGCCAAGATGGCTGGCAAGAAGAGAGGACGACCCCCTGGCTCAAAGAATCGCTACAACTTGGGTGGAGTCGCTAAGGAAGTGGACATCGAAAAGAGGACACGTATGGTCGTGTCGGATGATATGATGAAGATGGTAATGAAAAGGGTGGCCACAGCCATGGAGGACAGCCCCCAGCTAGAGGAGCCTTCCCCTATACCAAGGAAGAGAGGGAGACCTCAAGGGTCAAAGAACAAGTGA